The following coding sequences lie in one Arachis hypogaea cultivar Tifrunner chromosome 9, arahy.Tifrunner.gnm2.J5K5, whole genome shotgun sequence genomic window:
- the LOC112711158 gene encoding uncharacterized protein: MPPMKIQPIDIDSQKLKEAVVVRNDAVKPVLKLRLKRLFVFDRQLSSVLRNSSSSEKQVIAAAGEAPPSIRESAGEGTVTEFEPSSVCLAKMVQSFIEDSSEKPAAAKCGRNRCNCFNGNNNSDSSDEELDVFGESINSGSFGDASDALKSLIPCASVVERNLLADTSKIVEKNTKVFKRKDDLRKIVTESLASLGYDSSVCKSKWEKTVSYPAGEYEYIDAIVEGERLIIDIDFRSEFEIARSTGTYKAILQSLPYIFVGKSDRLCQIVAAVSEAAKQSLKKKGMHVPPWRKADYMLAKWLSSSCTRASRPLPPTPPPSSAIEDATRNLSDGAATESECGEFELIFGEKTSSPEAKAVSCEKSLPTMETPTWQPPAVKVKSVERGTKVVTGLASLLRDKP, from the exons ATGCCTCCGATGAAGATCCAACCTATTGACATCGATTCTCAGAAGCTGAAGGAAGCGGTGGTGGTTCGAAACGACGCCGTCAAGCCGGTTTTGAAGTTGCGGCTTAAGAGGCTGTTCGTGTTCGACCGGCAGTTATCGAGCGTGTTGAGAAACTCCTCCTCGTCGGAGAAACAAGTCATCGCCGCGGCCGGCGAAGCTCCTCCTTCCATCAGAGAGTCGGCCGGGGAAGGAACGGTGACGGAGTTCGAGCCTAGCTCCGTTTGCTTGGCGAAAATGGTTCAGAGCTTCATCGAAGACAGCAGCGAGAAGCCGGCAGCAGCGAAATGCGGCCGCAACCGCTGCAACTGCTTCAACGGCAACAACAACAGCGATAGCTCCGACGAGGAACTGGACGTGTTCGGTGAATCAATCAACTCCGGTTCATTCGGGGACGCCAGCGACGCTCTCAAG AGTTTGATTCCTTGCGCTAGTGTTGTGGAGCGAAACCTTTTAGCTGACACATCGAAGATCGTTGAGAAGAATACCAAGGTCTTCAAACGAAAAGACGATTTGAGAAAGATCGTTACGGAAAGCCTTGCCTCTCTTGGCTACGATTCTTCCGTGTGCAAATCTAAATGGGAAAAAACCGTATCATATCCCGCTG GTGAATATGAATACATCGATGCGATTGTGGAAGGTGAGAGGTTGATAATTGACATCGATTTCCGATCTGAGTTCGAGATTGCTCGATCGACGGGGACTTATAAGGCGATACTTCAGTCTTTGCCGTACATCTTCGTCGGAAAATCCGATCGTCTCTGTCAGATCGTCGCCGCCGTGTCGGAGGCGGCGAAGCAGAGCTTGAAGAAGAAAGGTATGCACGTTCCGCCGTGGAGGAAGGCGGACTACATGCTCGCCAAGtggctctccagttcctgcacTAGGGCGAGTCGTCCTCTGCCGCCGACGCCGCCTCCGTCCTCCGCCATCGAAGACGCCACGAGGAATCTAAGCGACGGCGCTGCGACTGAGAGTGAGTGTGGCGAGTTTGAACTGATCTTCGGCGAGAAGACATCGTCGCCGGAGGCGAAGGCTGTTTCCTGTGAGAAGAGCCTACCGACAATGGAGACGCCCACGTGGCAGCCGCCGGCGGTGAAAGTGAAGAGTGTTGAGAGAGGAACCAAGGTGGTCACCGGATTAGCCTCTCTTCTCAGGGATAAACCATAG
- the LOC112709289 gene encoding protein MAIN-LIKE 1-like gives MGDDPARLYRLDGVAHIAGVINEELVLTMRLNNRWFRLDEALVSAFVERWRPETHTFHMPFGEYTITLQDVAYQLGLPVDERYVSGCLSEFHLYIQGARPAWVWFQELLGVVPPPSQVQKYAVNCSWFQETFGECPNGADDETVRRYAHAYIMMLLGTQLFGDKSGNCIHIRWLPYVARLEEMGTYSWGSAALAWLYRCMCRVANRHVVKLAGPLQLLQSWIFWRFPRFRPSGYETFSWPLASRWSGYNPSGSEKGPRVEMWRLRIDRLSGCRTALPTYFRLCIQRFWSLGIWRCGGL, from the exons ATGGGGGATGATCCGGCACGGTTATATCGATTGGACGGAgtcgctcatatagccggggtcatcaacgagGAG CTGGTTCTAACAATGCG gctgaacAATAGATGGTTTCGGTTAGACGAGGCCCTTGTCAGTGCATTCGTCGAGcgatggcgtccggagacgcacacgtttcatatgccgttcggagagtacACGATCACACtgcaggacgtggcataccagttGGGCTTGCCAGTGGACGAGCGTTACGTGAGTGGCTGCCTATCAGAGTTTCATTTATACATACAGGGTGCCCGTCCAGCCTGGgtgtggttccaggagttgcttgGAGTGGTTCCACCTCCCagccaggttcagaagtacgcagtgaactgcagctggtttcaggagacTTTTGGTGAGTGCCCCAATGGAGCCGATGATGAGACTGTGCGGCGATATGCCCatgcgtacatcatgatgttgttgggtacgcagttgtttggggacaagtCTGGCAACTgcattcacatcagatggcttcccTACGTAGCTAGGCTGGAGGAGATGGGTACCTATAGCTGGGGTTCTGCAGCACTagcatggttgtaccggtgcatgtgccgagtggcgaATAGACATGTGGTCAAGTTAGCGGGCCCACTTCAGCTACTTCAGTCTTGGATCTTCTGGCGATTTCCTCGGTTTAGGCCTTCTGGATATGAGACGTTCAGCTGGCCATTGGCGTCGAG GTGGTCAGGATACAACCCTTCTGGTAGCGAGAAGGGTCCTAGAGTGGAGATGTGGAGGCTGAGGATAGACCG TTTATCTGGATGCCGTACAGCACTCCCGACGTACTTCAGGTTGTGCATCCAGAGGTTTTGGAGCCTCGGCATATGGCGTTGTGGCGGTCTATGA